From the genome of Chlorocebus sabaeus isolate Y175 chromosome 2, mChlSab1.0.hap1, whole genome shotgun sequence, one region includes:
- the ZNF133 gene encoding zinc finger protein 133 isoform X4, producing MQHVLCNHPPWIFTCLCAEGDVQPGDPGPGHEQKQPQASEGRPWSDEAEGPGGEGARPLFGRTKKRTLGAFSRPPQRQPVTSRNSLRGVELEASPAPTGNPEETDKLLKRIEVLGFGTVNCGECGLSFSKMTNLLSHQRIHSGEKPYVCGVCEKGFSLKKSLARHQKAHSGEKPIVCSECGRGFNRKSTLIIHERTHSGEKPYMCSECGRGFSQKSNLIIHQRTHSGEKPYVCRECGKGFSQKSAVVRHQRTHLEEKTIVCSDCGLGFSDRSNLISHQRTHSGEKPYACKECGRCFRQRTTLVNHQRTHSKEKPYVCGVCGHSFSQNSTLISHRRTHTGEKPYVCGVCGRGFSLKSHLNRHQNIHSGEKPIVCKDCGRGFSQQSNLIRHQRTHSGEKPMVCGECGRGFSQKSNLVAHQRTHSGERPYVCRECGRGFSHQAGLIRHKRKHSREKPYMCRQCGLGFGNKSALITHKRAHLEEKPCVCRECGQGFLQKSHLTLHQMAHKGEKPYVCKTCGQGFSLKSHLSRHRKTKSVHHRLPLHPDPEPCAGQPSDSLYCL from the coding sequence ATGCAGCATGTGCTGTGTAATCATCCCCCCTGGATCTTCACATGCTTGTGTGCAGAAGGTGACGTCCAGCCTGGGGATCCGGGCCCAGGGCACGAGCAGAAGCAGCCACAAGCCTCTGAGGGGAGACCCTGGAGTGATGAAGCAGAAGGTCCCGGGGGAGAAGGCGCCAGGCCTTTGtttggaagaacaaagaaaaggacTCTGGGAGCGTTCTCCAGGCCACCCCAGAGGCAGCCAGTCACCTCTCGGAACAGCCTCAGAGGGGTGGAGTTAGAAGCCAGCCCAGCTCCAACGGGGAACCCTGAGGAAACCGACAAATTGCTGAAGAGGATAGAAGTCTTAGGATTTGGAACCGTCAACTGTGGAGAGTGTGGACTGAGCTTCAGCAAGATGACAAACCTGCTCAGTCACCAGCgaatacactcaggggagaagcCCTACGTGTGCGGGGTATGTGAGAAGGGCTTCAGCCTAAAGAAGAGCCTCGCCAGACACCAGAAGGCACACTCGGGGGAGAAGCCGATTGTGTGCAGCGAGTGTGGACGAGGCTTTAACAGGAAGTCAACGCTAATCATACACGAGCGGACACACTCCGGCGAGAAACCTTACATGTGCAGTGAGTGTGGGCGAGGCTTCAGCCAGAAGTCAAACCTTATCATACACCAGAGGACACACTCCGGGGAAAAGCCTTACGTGTGCCGGGAGTGCGGCAAAGGTTTCAGCCAGAAGTCGGCTGTCGTGAGACACCAGAGGACACACCTGGAGGAGAAGACCATCGTGTGCAGTGACTGCGGTCTGGGCTTCAGCGACAGGTCAAACCTCATCTCTCACCAGAGGACACACTCTGGGGAGAAGCCCTACGCCTGCAAGGAGTGTGGGCGATGCTTCAGGCAGAGGACCACCCTTGTCAATCACCAGAGGACACACTCCAAGGAGAAGCCCTACGTGTGCGGGGtgtgtgggcacagcttcagccaGAATTCAACCCTCATCTCTCACAGGCGGACGCACACCGGGGAGAAGccgtatgtgtgtggggtgtgcgGGCGAGGCTTTAGTCTCAAGTCACACCTCAACAGACACCAGaacatacactcaggggagaagcCAATTGTATGCAAGGACTGTGGCCGGGGCTTCAGCCAGCAATCCAACCTTATCAGACACCAGAGGACGCACTCAGGGGAGAAGCCCATGGTGTGTGGGGAGTGTGGGCGAGGCTTCAGCCAGAAGTCAAACCTTGTTGCACACCAGAggacgcactcaggggagaggcCGTATGTGTGCCGGGAGTGTGGGCGAGGCTTTAGCCACCAGGCGGGTCTCATCAGGCACAAGCGGAAGCACTCGAGGGAGAAGCCCTACATGTGCAGGCAGTGTGGACTGGGCTTTGGCAATAAGTCAGCTCTCATCACACACAAGCGGGCTCACTTGGAAGAGAAGCCTTGTGTGTGCAGAGAGTGTGGCCAAGGCTTTCTCCAAAAGTCACACCTCACCTTACATCAAATGGCACATAAGGGGGAGAAGCCGTATGTGTGCAAGACGTGTGGGCAGGGCTTCAGCCTCAAGTCTCACCTCAGCAGACACAGGAAGACCAAGTCTGTGCACCACAGACTGCCACTGCATCCTGACCCTGAGCCGTGTGCGGGGCAACCTTCCGATTCCTTATACTGTCTCTGA